A DNA window from Limanda limanda chromosome 6, fLimLim1.1, whole genome shotgun sequence contains the following coding sequences:
- the LOC133003526 gene encoding extracellular calcium-sensing receptor-like, whose amino-acid sequence MLGGIFSFHSSWKDREETYIHKPLPLECISLNFIGFQFAQAMLFAIEEINNTTNLLPGISLGYKLYDTCGSIAGSVRAALALANGNDVVSAPSATPCTKPAQVQAIMGEQSSSPSMAIATVIGPFHIPLISHFATCACLSDKTKYPSFLRTIPSDYYQSRALAQLVKHFGWSWVGAINTNNDYGNSGMATFTESARQLGICLEYSVSFFRTDPPDKILKIINIIKASTSKVIIAFVSHLDMDVLIHELSHHNLTGYQWVGSESWISDSQTAEINGHHILDGAIGLSIPKAHVRGMREFILNVKPLNSSGNEMFTEFWEALFSCKFKQSTAKQRQCTGGEDLTQVHNSFTDMSLMPIFNNVYKGVYAVAHALHSILGCNETCNDKVQLNPLTILHHIGRIQFKTKEGDKVYFNEDGDPAAEYEIINWQRAESGFVEFVTVGLYDASLPADKQLNLHNTSLIWAQNSKQVPVSVCSENCPPGTRKVLQKGKHVCCFDCIRCAEGEISNVADSVSCVRCHPEFWSNEGRDACVKKEAEFLSYEEIMGALLTAASLFGTCMTAVVALIFFRNRKTPIVRANNSELSFLLLFSLTLCFLCSLSFIGRPSEWSCKLRHTAFGITFVLCISCVLGKTMVVLMAFRARLPGRNVMKWFGPAQQRLSVLGFTLIQVIICILWLTISPPFPVKNFEEFKDKIILECALGSAVGFWAVLGYIGILAILCFILAFLARKLPDNFNEAKFITFSMLIFCAVWISFIPAYVSSPGKFSVAVEIFAILASSFGLLICIFIPKCYIILYKPEKNTKKNIMGKVELK is encoded by the exons ATGTTGGGGGGAATCTTCTCTTTCCACAGCAGctggaaagacagagaggaaacctACATTCACAAACCACTGCCACTGGAGTGCATCAG TTTGAATTTCATAGGGTTCCAGTTTGCCCAGGCTATGCTTTTTGCCATCGAGGAGATTAATAACACCACAAATTTACTGCCTGGCATCTCTCTGGGATATAAACTTTACGATACCTGTGGCTCCATCGCCGGAAGTGTGAGGGCTGCTCTGGCCTTGGCTAACGGTAACGATGTTGTATCTGCCCCCTCCGCAACGCCGTGTACCAAACCTGCACAGGTGCAGGCCATCATGGGAGAACAATCCTCCTCTCCGTCCATGGCTATAGCTACCGTGATCGGGCCATTTCATATCCCACTG aTCAGCCACTTCGCCACCTGCGCTTGTCTCAGTGACAAAACCAAGTACCCGTCCTTCCTCAGAACAATACCCAGTGACTACTACCAGAGCAGAGCCCTGGCCCAGCTGGTCAAGCACTTTGGTTGGAGCTGGGTTGGAGCCATTAACACCAATAATGATTACGGAAATAGCGGCATGGCTACGTTCACAGAAAGTGCCCGACAGCTGGGCATCTGTCTGGAGTactctgtgtctttcttcaGAACAGACCCGCCCGACAAAATACTAAAGATAATCAACATCATCAAGGCTTCCACCTCTAAGGTGATTATTGCTTTTGTCTCTCACTTGGATATGGATGTGCTGATACATGAGCTGTCCCACCACAACCTGACTGGTTACCAGTGGGTGGGCAGCGAGAGCTGGATCTCTGATTCTCAAACTGCAGAAATTAATGGGCATCACATCCTGGACGGGGCCATAGGCCTGTCCATCCCCAAAGCACATGTCAGGGGCATGAGAGAGTTCATACTAAATGTGAAGCCGCTCAATTCATCCGGTAATGAAATGTTTACAGAGTTCTGGGAGGCTTTATTCAGCTGTAAGTTCAAACAGTCCACAGCGAAGCAGAGACAATGTACTGGGGGTGAAGATCTGACCCAAGTGCACAACAGCTTCACTGACATGTCTCTCATGCCGATATTTAACAATGTCTACAAAGGAGTTTATGCTGTGGCTCATGCACTTCATAGCATTCTTGGCTGTAATGAAACATGTAATGACAAAGTGCAGCTCAATCCATTGACG ATTTTACATCACATAGGAAGGATTCAGTTCAAAACAAAGGAAGGAGACAAGGTTTACTTTAATGAAGATGGCGACCCAGCAGCAGAGTATGAAATCATAAACTGGCAGCGAGCAGAAAGTGGCTTTGTGGAGTTTGTCACAGTTGGTCTTTATGATGCGTCTttacctgcagacaaacagctgaATCTGCACAATACGTCTTTAATCTGGGCACAGAACTCAAAACAA GTGCCTGTGTCAGTTTGCAGTGAGAATTGTCCCCCAGGAACCAGGAAGGTTCTCCAGAAAGGAAAACATGTCTGCTGCTTTGACTGTATAAGATgtgcagagggagaaataaGCAACGTTGCAG ATTCTGTCTCCTGTGTGCGATGCCATCCTGAATTCTGGTCAAATGAGGGAAGAGACGCCTGTGtgaagaaagaggcagagtttCTTTCGTATGAAGAAATTATGGGAGCTCTGCTCACCGCAGCGTCCCTGTTTGGAACATGTATGACTGCAGTCGTGGCACTCATCTTTTTCAGAAACAGGAAAACTCCCATCGTCAGGGCCAACAACTCCGAactcagcttcctgctgctcttctccctgactctgtgctTCCTGTGCTCCCTGAGCTTCATCGGCCGGCCCTCCGAGTGGTCCTGCAAGCTGCGGCACACTGCGTTCGGCATCACCTTCGTCCTCTGCATCTCTTGTGTCCTCGGAAAAACTATGGTGGTGTTAATGGCCTTCAGGGCGAGACTTCCAGgcagaaatgtgatgaaatggtTTGGTCCTGCACAGCAGAGGCTCAGTGTTCTAGGGTTCACTCTCATACAGGTTATTATATGCATCTTATGGTTGACAATTTCTCCCCCTTTCCCAGTCAAGAACTTTGAAGAATTCAAGGACAAAATCATCCTGGAGTGCGCGCTGGGCTCAGCTGTAGGATTCTGGGCCGTACTTGGGTATATCGGGATTCTGGCCATTTTATGTTTCATTCTTGCTTTTCTGGCGCGGAAATTACCCGATAACTTTAACGAAGCCAAATTCATCACCTTCAGCATGTTGATATTCTGCGCAGTCTGGATCTCTTTTATTCCAGCCTATGTCAGCTCCCCTGGGAAGTTCAGTGTAGCAGTGGAAATCTTTGCTATTTTGGCCTCAAGTTTTGGACtccttatttgtatttttattccaaaatgttatattatctTATATAAACCGGAGAAGAATACAAAGAAGAATATTATGGGGAAGGTGgaactaaaataa
- the LOC133002910 gene encoding extracellular calcium-sensing receptor-like gives MLGGIFSFHSSWKDREETYTHKPLPLECTSLTFRAFQIAQAMLFAIEEINNTTNLLPGISLGYKMYDDCGSIARSVRAALALANGNDVVSAPSATPCTKPAQVQAIMGESSSSSMAIATVIGPFHIPLISHYATCACLSDKTKYPSFLRTIPSDYYQSRALAQLVKHFDWSWVGAIRTNDDYGNSGMATFTVSARQLGICLEYSVSFFRTDPSDKILKIINVIKASTSRVIIAFLSALDMDVLIHELSHHNLTGYQWVGSEGWILDSQTAEMNGHHILDGAIGLSIPKAHVRGMTEFIMNVKPLNSSGNEMFTEFWEALFSCKFKQSTAKQRECTGGEDLTQVHNSFTDMSLMPIFNNVYKGVYAVAHALHSILGCNETCNDKVQLNPLTILHHIGRIQFKTKEGDKVYFNEDGDPAAEYEIINWQRAESGFVEFVTVGLYDASLPADKQLNLHNTSLIWAQNSKQVPVSVCSENCPPGTRKVLQKGKPVCCFDCIRCAEGEISNIADSVSCVRCHREFWSNEGRDACVKKEAEFLSYEEIMGALLTAASLFGTCMTAVVALIFFRNRKTPIVRANNSELSFLLLFSLTLCFLCSLSFIGRPSEWSCKLRHTAFGITFVLCISCVLGKTMVVLMAFRARLPGRNVMKWFGPAQQRLSVLGFTLIQVIICILWLTISPPFPVKNFEKFKDKIILECALGSAVGFWAVLGYIGILAILCFILAFLARKLPDNFNEAKFITFGMLIFCAVWITFIPAYVSSPGKFIVAVEIFAILASSFGLLICIFIPKCYIILYKPEKNTKKNIMGKVELK, from the exons ATGTTGGGGGGAATCTTCTCTTTCCACAGCAGctggaaagacagagaggaaacctACACTCACAAACCATTGCCACTGGAGTGCACCAG TTTGACTTTCAGAGCGTTCCAGATTGCCCAGGCTATGCTTTTTGCCATCgaggaaataaataacactACAAATTTACTGCCTGGCATCTCTCTGGGATATAAAATGTACGATGACTGTGGCTCCATCGCCAGAAGTGTGAGGGCTGCTCTGGCCTTGGCTAACGGTAACGATGTTGTATCTGCCCCCTCCGCAACACCGTGTACCAAACCTGCACAGGTGCAGGCCATCATGGgagaatcctcctcctcttccatggCTATAGCTACCGTCATCGGGCCATTTCATATCCCACTG aTCAGCCACTATGCTACCTGCGCTTGTCTAAGTGACAAAACCAAGTACCCGTCCTTCCTCAGAACAATACCCAGTGACTACTACCAGAGCAGAGCCCTGGCCCAGCTGGTCAAGCACTTTGATTGGAGCTGGGTTGGAGCCATTAGAACCAATGACGATTACGGAAATAGCGGCATGGCTACGTTCACAGTAAGTGCCCGACAGCTGGGCATCTGTCTGGAGTactctgtgtctttcttcaGAACAGACCCGTCCGACAAAATACTAAAGATAATCAACGTCATCAAGGCTTCCACCTCTAGGGTGATTattgcttttctctctgccttGGATATGGATGTGCTGATACATGAGCTGTCCCACCACAACCTGACTGGTTACCAGTGGGTGGGCAGCGAGGGCTGGATCCTTGATTCTCAAACTGCAGAAATGAATGGGCATCACATCCTGGACGGGGCCATAGGCCTGTCCATCCCCAAAGCACATGTCAGGGGCATGACAGAGTTCATAATGAATGTGAAGCCGCTCAATTCATCCGGTAATGAAATGTTTACAGAGTTCTGGGAGGCTTTATTCAGCTGTAAGTTCAAACAGTCCACAGCGAAGCAGAGAGAATGTACTGGGGGTGAAGATCTGACCCAAGTGCACAACAGCTTCACTGACATGTCTCTCATGCCAATATTTAACAATGTCTACAAAGGAGTTTATGCCGTGGCTCATGCACTTCATAGTATTCTTGGCTGTAATGAAACATGTAACGACAAAGTGCAGCTCAATCCATTGACG ATTTTACATCACATAGGAAGGATTCAGTTCAAAACAAAGGAAGGAGACAAGGTTTACTTTAATGAAGATGGCGACCCAGCAGCAGAGTATGAAATAATAAACTGGCAGCGAGCAGAAAGTGGCTTTGTGGAGTTTGTCACAGTCGGTCTTTATGATGCGTCTttacctgcagacaaacagctgaATCTGCACAATACATCTTTAATCTGGGCCCAGAACTCAAAACAA GTGCCTGTGTCAGTTTGCAGTGAGAATTGTCCCCCAGGAACCAGGAAGGTTCTCCAGAAAGGAAAACCTGTCTGCTGCTTTGACTGTATAAGATgtgcagagggagaaataaGCAACATTGCAG ATTCTGTCTCCTGTGTGCGGTGCCATCGTGAATTCTGGTCAAATGAGGGAAGAGACGCCTGTGtgaagaaagaggcagagtttCTTTCGTATGAAGAAATTATGGGAGCGCTGCTCACCGCGGCGTCCCTGTTTGGAACATGTATGACCGCAGTCGTGGCACTCATCTTTTTCAGAAACAGGAAAACTCCCATCGTCAGGGCCAACAACTCCGAactcagcttcctgctgctcttctccctgactctgtgctTCCTGTGCTCCCTGAGCTTCATCGGCCGGCCCTCCGAGTGGTCCTGCAAGCTGCGGCACACTGCGTTCGGCATCACCTTCGTCCTCTGCATCTCTTGTGTCCTCGGAAAAACTATGGTGGTGTTAATGGCCTTCAGGGCGAGACTTCCAGgcagaaatgtgatgaaatggtTTGGTCCTGCACAGCAGAGGCTCAGTGTTCTAGGGTTCACTCTCATACAGGTTATTATATGCATCTTATGGTTGACAATTTCTCCCCCTTTCCCAGTCAAGAActttgaaaaattcaaggacAAAATCATCCTGGAGTGCGCGCTGGGCTCAGCTGTAGGATTCTGGGCCGTACTTGGGTATATCGGGATTCTGGCCATTTTATGTTTCATTCTTGCTTTTCTGGCGCGGAAATTACCCGATAACTTTAACGAAGCCAAATTCATCACCTTCGGCATGTTGATATTCTGCGCAGTCTGGATCACTTTTATTCCAGCCTATGTCAGCTCCCCTGGGAAGTTCATTGTAGCAGTGGAAATCTTTGCTATTTTGGCCTCAAGTTTTGGACtccttatttgtatttttattccaaaatgttatattatctTATATAAACCGGAGAAGAATACAAAGAAGAATATTATGGGGAAGGTGgaactaaaataa
- the LOC133003530 gene encoding extracellular calcium-sensing receptor-like, whose translation MLGGIFSFHSSWKDREETYTHKPLPLECNSLNFRGFQYAQAMLFAIEEINNITNLLPGISLGYKLYDTCGSIARSVRAALALANGNDVVSAPSATPCTKPAQVQAVMGEQSSSLSIAIATVIGPFHIPLISHYATCACLSDKTKYPSFLRTIPSDYYQSRALAQLVKHFGWSWVGAIRTNDDYGNSGMATFTESARQLGICLEYSVSFFRTDPPDKILKIINVIKASTSRVIIAFLSALDMDVLIHELSHHNLTGYQWVGSEGWIFDSQTAELNGHHILDGAIGLSIPKAHVRGMTEFIMNVKPLNSSGNEMFTEFWEALFSCKFKQLTAKQRECTGVEDLTQVHNSFTDMSLMPIFNNVYKGVYAVAHALHSILGCNETCNDKVQLNPLTILQRIRRIQFKTKEGDKVYFNEDGDPAAEYEIINWQRAESGFVEFVTVGLYDASLPADKQLNLHYTSLIWAQNSKQVPVSVCSENCPPGTRKVLQKGKPVCCFDCIRCAEGEISNVADSVSCVRCHPEFWSNEGRNACVKKEAEFLSYEEIMGALLTTASLFGTCMTAVVALIFFRNRKTPIVRANNSELSFLLLFSLTLCFLCSLSFIGRPSEWSCMLRHTAFGITFVLCISCVLGKTMVVLMAFRARLPGRNVMKWFGPAQQRLSVLGFTLIQVIICILWLTISPPFPFKNFEEFKDKILLECALGSAVGFWAVLGYIGVLAILCFILAFLARKLPDNFNEAKFITFSMLIFCTVWITFIPAYVSSPGKFSVAVEIFAILASSFGLLICIFIPKCYIILYKPEKNTKKNIMGKVELK comes from the exons ATGTTGGGGGGAATCTTCTCTTTCCACAGCAGctggaaagacagagaggaaacctACACTCACAAACCACTGCCACTGGAGTGCAACAG TTTGAATTTCAGAGGGTTCCAGTATGCCCAAGCTATGCTTTTTGCCATCGAGGAGATTAATAACATCACAAATTTACTGCCTGGCATCTCTCTGGGATATAAACTTTACGATACCTGTGGCTCCATCGCCAGAAGTGTGAGGGCTGCTCTGGCCTTGGCTAACGGTAACGATGTTGTATCTGCCCCCTCCGCAACGCCGTGTACCAAACCTGCACAGGTGCAGGCCGTCATGGGAGAAcaatcctcctctctgtccattGCTATAGCTACCGTGATCGGGCCATTTCATATCCCACTG aTCAGCCACTATGCCACCTGCGCTTGTCTAAGTGATAAAACCAAGTACCCGTCCTTCCTCAGAACAATACCCAGTGACTACTACCAGAGCAGAGCCCTGGCCCAGCTGGTCAAGCACTTTGGTTGGAGCTGGGTTGGAGCCATTAGAACCAATGACGATTACGGAAATAGCGGCATGGCTACGTTCACAGAAAGTGCCCGACAGCTGGGCATCTGTCTGGAGTactctgtgtctttcttcaGAACAGACCCGCCTGACAAAATACTAAAGATAATCAACGTCATCAAGGCTTCCACCTCTAGGGTGATTattgcttttctctctgccttGGATATGGATGTGCTGATACATGAGCTGTCCCACCACAACTTGACTGGTTACCAGTGGGTGGGCAGCGAGGGCTGGATCTTTGATTCTCAAACTGCAGAACTGAATGGGCATCACATCCTGGACGGGGCCATAGGCCTGTCCATCCCCAAAGCACATGTCAGGGGCATGACAGAGTTCATAATGAATGTGAAGCCGCTCAATTCATCCGGTAATGAAATGTTTACAGAGTTCTGGGAGGCTTTATTCAGCTGTAAGTTCAAACAGTTGACAGCGAAACAGAGAGAATGTACTGGGGTCGAAGATCTGACCCAAGTGCACAACAGCTTCACTGACATGTCTCTCATGCCGATATTTAACAATGTCTACAAAGGAGTTTATGCCGTGGCTCATGCACTTCATAGCATTCTTGGCTGTAATGAAACATGTAACGACAAAGTGCAGCTCAATCCATTGACG ATTTTACAGCGCATAAGAAGGATTCAGTTCAAAACAAAGGAAGGAGACAAGGTTTACTTTAATGAAGACGGTGACCCAGCAGCAGAGTATGAAATCATAAACTGGCAGCGAGCAGAAAGTGGTTTTGTGGAGTTTGTCACAGTCGGTCTTTATGATGCGTCTTTACCAGCAGACAAACAGCTGAATCTACACTATACGTCTTTAATCTGGGCACAGAACTCAAAACAA GTGCCTGTGTCAGTTTGCAGTGAGAATTGTCCCCCAGGAACCAGGAAGGTTCTCCAGAAAGGAAAACCTGTCTGCTGCTTTGACTGTATACGATgtgcagagggagaaataaGCAACGTTGCAG ATTCTGTGTCCTGTGTGCGGTGCCATCCTGAATTCTGGTCGAATGAGGGAAGAAACGCCTGTGtgaagaaagaggcagagtttCTTTCGTATGAAGAAATTATGGGAGCGCTGCTCACCACGGCGTCCCTGTTTGGAACATGTATGACCGCAGTCGTGGCACTCATCTTTTTCAGAAACAGGAAAACTCCCATCGTCAGGGCCAACAACTCCGAactgagcttcctgctgctcttctccctgactctgtgctTCCTGTGCTCCCTGAGCTTCATCGGCCGGCCCTCCGAGTGGTCCTGCATGCTGCGGCACACTGCGTTCGGCATCACCtttgtcctctgcatctcttGTGTCCTCGGGAAAACTATGGTGGTGTTAATGGCCTTCAGGGCGAGACTTCCAGgcagaaatgtgatgaaatggtTTGGTCCTGCACAGCAGAGGCTCAGTGTTCTAGGGTTCACTCTCATACAGGTTATTATATGCATCTTATGGTTGACaatttctcctcctttcccaTTCAAGAACTTTGAAGAATTCAAGGACAAAATCCTCCTGGAGTGCGCGCTGGGCTCAGCTGTAGGATTCTGGGCCGTACTCGGGTATATCGGGGTTCTGGCCATTTTATGTTTCATTCTTGCTTTTCTGGCGCGGAAATTACCCGATAACTTTAACGAAGCCAAATTCATCACCTTCAGCATGTTGATATTCTGTACAGTCTGGATCACTTTTATTCCAGCCTATGTCAGCTCTCCTGGGAAGTTCAGTGTAGCAGTGGAAATCTTTGCTATTTTGGCCTCAAGTTTTGGACtccttatttgtatttttattccaaaatgttatattatctTATATAAACCGGAGAAGAATACAAAGAAGAATATTATGGGTAAGGTGGAACTAAAATAG